CATCCTGAAGCTTCTTCATGTTGGCAATCTCCTCGCTTAGAGAGTTCTgtgggggacgggggtggggggggtgcgtTGTGCAGTGAGGGGGCAGAGCTtggaagcagcctccagggcacaGAGAGGACCCCAGGGGGAATGAGGGCGTGAATGGTGAGCTGGAGGGGGAGCGGGTTGTAGGGCCAAAGATgcggctggggaggggggtgtccCAGAGAGCCCAAAATTCAGCGTCCTCTATAACCTCAGAGGAGTCAGAGTCTGAGAGTCCATAGGGTTAGAGGCTTCAGGGAGAGCTAAGAATTCAGGGTATAAATGCCCCCTAGAATTCAGCTCTAGGGTGTTTCTGCTAGGTGAAAGAATGCTGGTCCCAGGAAGAGAGCAGAGAAATCTGTCCAATTCGATTTTGGGATGCCCAGATTTGAGGAGGTCCCCAATAACGGTTTGGGGAAAGGTCTGGGGCCTCAGGATTCTAACTTATCAGAGCCCTAGGTCGGAGCGCACCTTCTCCTCCAGTGCCCCCATGCGCTCCTTGAGGTGAAGCTGCAACCGTTCGTTGGACTCGCTCAGCAGCTTGTCCACTGTCTCAGACAGCCGCTTATTGTGGTCATCGTTCATCTTCTCCCGCTGCCGGGCCTGCCCAAAATAGACCAGAGCAGAGTACTCAAGCCCAGAGCGCTGCCCCTGCTCCAAGCTCCCGACCCCCGCAGCCCAGCCCCCTCATCTAGGCTCCTCCTCCAAGCCTCAAAGCCCCCTCCCTCACCCGCTGCAGCTCCTGGTTCTTCTCCTCCAACTGGGCCTCCAGCTGCCGAAGCCGCTCCTCAAAGTTCCCATGACGTTCCTCCGCCTGGAAGATGGAACCCATCGCATCTGACTTTGCCCGGCTAGGACCCGGTCAGGCTccaggccccacctcctcccaggctGGGTTCCAGGCCCCGCCCTGgagctcctggctcctcccccacGGAACTCCAGACCCTACATACAAGATTCAAGCCCTGCCCTCTTCGCTCGTCTACAGGCCCTGTACCTTTCTCGGTTCCTGTTTCACTCATTCTTTCTGTCCGAACCAGAGGGCACCACCCCTCACAGAACCTCTACCTTCTTCCCCCATTTCAAGTCATGTCTCTTTCCTAGACCCCAGTCCCTGCCATTTTCCACAGAATCCAGGCTGTAGGTCTCCTACCCGCCAGACTCAAGGCTCCGCTTCCTCCaagccccgccccctctcctcaGAAACTCAAGGGCCAGTTCCAGGCCTCCTCTCACCTTGTTAAGTGCAGCCACGCGCTGGGCCAGCTGCGCCTCTATCTCAGGCAAGGTCTCCGCCTTCTGCAGCGTCTGCTGCAGCTTCTGCTTGGCGTCGTCCAGCCACTCGGCCAGCTGACGGCTCTTCTCTTCACTCTGGAGCAcatgggcaggggagaggggaggagttaGGTCACACAGGCCGCGGCCTCGCCCCCATTGCCCCTCCCTGGCCGTGCCCCCACCTGCCGGTACAGGGACTCCTTGCTGGCCAACTCATTCTCCAGTTTGTCGTTGGCATCGTGCAGAGACGTGGCCTCGCGCTGGGCACTCAGGTAGCGCTTCTCCAGCGTTGTTATCCGCTCCTCCATATCCTCCCGCTGGGCCAGCGCCTGCAGAGACGACAAAGGGCCACGTGGACTACAGCTCCCAGAAGGCCCTGGGAGTACCCTAGGCTTAGAACCCCAGGTCAGGTACCCCAAGGTATCCTGGGAAATGAAGTCCCCTGACATCGGGCAGTCAGAATGATGGAACACCTGCCAAGAGCTCCCAGGAATAGCCAACATTAGATCCCCTGCGACATGATAGTTAAAATGGTGGTACAACACCTCCCATAAGGTCCTAGGGCATTACTGGCTTAGAACCTCATGGGATGGGAATTCCTCACTCTTCTTGGCCCACCCGCCTCAAAAATCCAGGCCTTAATGGGGAGGgaagagctcaagtggtagagtgcatgcttagcatgcatgagatcgtgggttcaatctgcagtacttcctctaagaataaataaataagtaaacccaattacctctccccacaggaaaaaaaaaaatccaggcctTAGATTTTTCAGCAACTTTGTCATAGCCCAGTTTAGAATCACAGAGCAAGAGCCCCAGGGTCTCATAGGAAAGAAAGATCCCTTCCATCTGGGAGGAAACATCTCCCAAGAGCCCTCAGGGTAGCACAGGATTGAAAAACAAGAGAAGGAGCTCCAGGACCTCATGGGAGATGGACTCCTGTCTGGGAGCCTGTGTGATAGGACCACACCTCCCATCAGGCCCCACGCTTAATATCTGAAGTAAAAGTCCCAGTGAATGATGAAAACTAAAGTGCTCACTCTTCTTTCTCATCCAATGCCTTCAGGAATCCCTACAATTCCCAGAAGTCCCTTGCAAGTGGGAGTTAAGATCAAGGAGTCTCAGCCAGGATGGGGTCAAATGCAGACAAAGGAATTAAATTGAGAGGTGCAAGAGAATTTCCCAATGATAACATAACAAACTACAACCAGGATCTGGGGGACTACCATGTACGTGTAATGTGCCAACCCTCTGACAAGGGTCATAaatcctattttacaggtgaggaaactgaggctcaaaaagaaGAGTCCATACAGCTTGTGGACTGAATCCAGGTGCATGAGCTCTGTGACTATGGGTAAAAAGACAGcgagggttggggggaggggagggacagagggcagCCCACCAGGGGCTCCGGCCTCACCTCCTTGAGGTCGCGCTGGAGCTTGGAGTTAGCTTCCTCGGCCTTACCCAGCTCGCGGTGGGCGgtgcccagctcctcctccagctggCTCATCTGGCGGCACAACACCGCCAGGCGCTCCCGCAGCTGGCACACCTCCGCACGCTGCCGCTCCAgggcttcctccagctctgctgtaCGCCGGTTCGAATCCCCTCCAGGACCCAGACCATTGGGAAGAGTCTGGAATGCGCACAGTGATGAAGAAAGGGACAGAACCCAGGGTGGGGGCACAGAGATATAGATAGAATGCAAGGAGAAAGTTGATGAAGGGGAAGGGGAATCAAAGGCCATGTAAGGGCCGTGGAGGTCACGAAAGTAAGCTAGCTGACTTGAATCAGAGGTCAAAGGCCAGTAAGGGTCTTAGGGGTTCAGATGTCCTAGGGTCAATGAGAATCATATCAAACATTAAAAGGGCCATTACAAAGTCAGGAAGCCGAGTGGGGAATCACAGGGATGAAGACTAATGAAGATTAAGGGGAGGGAAAGAATTCCACCTCTTACCTGCCCGTCCCCATCCTTCCCGGGCTCCTCTAGCCCTGACCGGCGCCTAGACAGCTGCTCTCTAAGGCTCAGAGTCTGGCAATGGGAAAGAGAGATCAGGGTAAAGGGGGTCCTAAAACCCCCGTTCTTCCCACTGCCACTGGTCCTGCTGGGGCCACCCCCATTCCACAGTCTACCCTTAGACCCTGCGCCCTCAGTAAGTCCACCCTTATTCTTAACTTTAGGAGGTGTCCTCTTTAGCCTTGACTTTCCCCACCCAACTGTTTCCTCCCTCAGTTCTTTCCCTCAGCCCCAGCCCGGGTTCTGGGTTCTCCTCTTAGTCTCACTATCATGGGGCAGTACTCGCCCCCCACTCCCCACCGCCTTAGTCCTGCCCAGTGAGTTCCTCCTTAGGAACCCCGCTGGTTCTCTCCATAGTCCAACCCCATTGGTCCTCTGCCCTAGACCTGCCCCCAAGAGATTCTGGAAACCACTCAATCAGATGGAGGCCATTTGTAGTTCCTTAGTCCCTCCCCCTTCTTGGCCACGCCCTCACCTCCTGATTGCTCAGCTCCAACTCTTCCTCTAGCACAGCCACTCTCTCCAGCGCCATCCGCAGCCTCTCCCGGACCTGGGGATGGGGACAAGACAGAGTGAAACAGAGAGCAGATCCAATAGAGAACAATTGGGATGTTCTCGATGAGATAGGATGGGCCTGATGGTGCAACACTAGCATTCTTCTATTTATAAGTGTTTAGCCCACCCACTGGTATTCCCTATCCTAGAACATTTTTCTATTATCAGCCACTCAGGTCCTAGTCTTCGTAGCCTGTCTCAATTAATTAGTCAACTTTCTTCCCACTTGGGAGACCCCCAACAAATCACAGCCAGAATTTGTTCCATTCAAGAAGCCCCCCACCAACCAGTTCTGCATCCAGGCTCTTCCGATTCTCATACCTTCTCATCCAGGGCCTTGTGGTGCTCGAAGAGGGATTTTAGAGCTTTGAGTACCTCCACCTCGGAAGAGACCCCGCCCGGGGACTGGGCCTGGCGCTTTACCACAGTCATGCGCAGTGACCTCTCGTGCCTGGACACCAAGCACTCCAGGTGTTCTAGGAGAAGCTACAGGGATAAGGGCACCGGGCCGAGGAAAAAAGTCAAGGAAAAAGAGGCAGAGTAGAGGAAGAGGATTCAGACAGGTGGGGTGGACACATGGAAGAAGTAGAGCCAAGCAAAGGAGTATGGAGAGAGACAGGTCAGGAAAAGAGAGCAGGATAGCGGAGGTAGGGAAGAGGTCAAGGAAAGAGTGGTAGGGAAACAAGAATGGTTAAGGTGATAGGAGAGAGGACATGAAGGAAGGAGGAGTCCGGCAAGATGTGGGAGCAAGGAGAAGACAGAAAGgcgaaatggggaaaaaagatggGTCAGGCTACAACACCCCGGGGTCCCGCCCAGCGACTTAGGCCCCTCTCCCAAGACCCCTCACCCGCGTATTGTTCCGCTCCGCCTTCAACTCTGCGATTTCTTCCTCCCGTTCCAGTAGCTGCTCCCGACACAAGTTCAGCTCCTTAGTCAGAGCCGCAAACTCCTGTCCAGACGTGGGAAGAATCGGGAGGATTGAATCAATTCTTTGCGCATCTCCCTCATTCCCTAGGACCGGGAGGTTTGGAGACCCCGCCCCTCCTCTCCAAGCCTCGCCCCTTCAAGCGCCCAGGCCCCGCCCATCACCCGCAAGCCACACACCCCAAAGTGCCGAGACCCACCCCTTCCGGACCGCCCTCCCGGCGCCCTCACTGGTCGAGGCCCCACCTCCCGCAGGCCCCGCCCTGGCCCCGCCCAGACCTGGGGCAGCGCGATGCTGAGCTGGCGCTGCAGCGAGTCCTTCTCGTGGCCCAGCTCTCGCAGCCGCAACTGCGCGGTAGCCAGCCCGTCCTGCGCCTCGCGCAGTGTCTCGAGCAGGCGCTCGCGCTCGGTGAGCATCGTGACCATGAGGCGCTCCAGCTCGCCGCCCGCCTCGTCCGTGCCCAGCGCCGAGCCCCGCCGGCCATCCTCGCTGATGGTGGGCATCACCTCGCACATCATGGCGGCGGTGCTGGCCTGCgggtgtggggaggggccagGGAACCGAGACCGTCCTGGTCAAGGCACAGGAAGCGAAACCGAggcacggtcactgggatactaCTTAGTGAAAACTGGGGCAGGGCAACCCAAGCACTGCCCAGAAGAAGCTGAGGCCCAACGATTCCGACCATGGCACAGAATAAAGTGAAGCTCATTGCTCTCAGGAAACCATACATGGCTACCTGGGTGAGAGCATTTGGAGGAACTGAGGTCAGACTTCATCAGACACTGGCGGCAAGCAAATCTAGGCCCATCCTATTCAGAGAAACCGAAGCCAGGTGACCCATTGCTTGAGCAAACGTGGAAAAATCGGTCTACCTATTCTGGCCCTGCTGAGAATCCCCCTCAACCAACTGCCTGAGTGAGAAAACTCAGGCCCAGGCGAGAACCATGCCTTCAGGATGCCCCCAAAACAGGGTTACAGAAATTAGGTCACTGGTACCTAGTTAGCCATATGTCATAGGGATGGTTCTCATATGCTATCCAGCCCGATTCCTGCTTCCTTCAACTTCCTAGATATCTAGatatctggatcccagctccagAAGCATCTAAAGACCCACTccagttgggaaaaaaaatggtGGGGGCCTGTCCAGTGATCTCCCACTCTGTCCAAGATCCAGCTCCCTCTTCCCTCAGGTCACAGGAGTCTAggtctctctgtcccttccttcccccagACTGAGCCTCCAGCCTTCTCCTCCCTAGTCCCAGGACTCAGAGACCATatccccctcctcccaggacaCAAGAGTCTGGGCTTTCAGCCTTCAGCTTGAGACCCAGAAATCACAGCCTTCAGACTTCTCCTTCCTCAGAACCCAGAAATCcggggccccaggccccaggagtCCGGGTGCATGAGCTGTGGGCAGAGACAAAGGGTGGTCTCCTGAGCCACCCCTTCAGCACACAGCAGGTCAGACATCAGGTCAGACGGGTCTAGCTGGCAGAGCCGAAAGCAGGAGGGGCTTTCACTctgttccctccttcccttctctccctttaGGCAGAGGCATAACCGGTTCTAAGAGTAGataattcccagccccacccaataTTCAGACTATGCCCAAAGCCTGGGACTGAGACCTTGGACTCCtatgaggagaggaggggactgAGGGCCCTGGGACttgggaggggaggcagctgggTGCCTGCATCTTGGGTCTTTGTAGAGGTGCAACTGGGAATCTGGACACCTGAACCCCAACACTCAGAGAAAATTTTTATAAGCAGGCAAGCAAAACTTGGGCCCCAAACCAACATGGTATTGAACCCCCAGAACCTACTCATAAGGTGCAATACAGGATGTTTTACAGAGACTGCTCTAGAACTTCAAATTCACTGAGAAGGAAACAAGATTTAGCTAGGCTGGGTGTAGAATCTAGAAAGCCACTGGCATGAAGACACAGTACAGAGTGCAGAAAGGACATGTTTTTCCACATTTACAATGTGCTTGGGGTAAGATCCGCATGTAGGGCCAAATAGAGAGGCATTATCTAGAACCCAGGTCTGGAACCTTGGACCAGCCAAGAGCAGTCTAATAACTTAAAGAAGTATCTAGGTCACCCCAGAACCCCAAACATAGAGAGGAGCATATTGATACCTAAGAACATACCTGATGCAAAGTGTAACAAATTTATCAGGAGACATAATCTGGAACTCAGAACTTACCAGGGATTAAGGTATAACACAGACTATAGCAAAGGTTGCATTCTTAGTTTTTATCATGTGTCTAGGTAATGCTGGAACTCAGAAGGGAGAATACATGCCCTAGAATTCAGGACATGCCCTGGGGGCAAAGGAAAACCTAGAAAGTAGTTAGGAGGTTGCCTGGAACTCAGAATTGCCTGGAAGAAGATGCAGAAGGATGCATTCCGGGAACTGAGAATTTACTGGCATAAGGACTGAGCTGGCaaagggggtggaggtgggagatgTTCTAGAAATGAGGACATTTCTAGGCTGAAGACTCCAGAAGGGGAGAGAGCCTAGAGCATGCTTAGAATGCTGAAGTAGCAGATAGAGGAAGCCCACAGTCTGCAAGGGGATAAGTTCTAAACCAAGGTCACACGTgggaaaaaaggacagaaaaggtgGGAATGGATGGGCCTGGTACATAAAACCTGAGGCAGGAAGATGTAACATACAACACTTCAGTGGGAATCCTTGAGTCTTAAGACTGTAGAATCAGATGGAACCTAAAATAGGAAAATGCATTCTAGAATTGATAGCACAATTTGGAAAAAGAGCAGAGCCCGTCAAAGGAACCCACACATTTTAGCACTTAGAATTCCCCTGGGAAGAAGAGAATGGACTCTAGAACAACGCCTAGGATGTGGCTGGAACCTAGAACACACCCAAAATGAAATTTCAGCAGAAATTTTGAGACTGTCTTTGAAAAATTGGAACATATCTAAGGAGAAGAGGGTGGGATCAGAATTTAGCTTGGGAGCATTATCTAAATATTCGAATTCACCTGGGAAAAGCCATGCCTAGAACTTAGCATccaacctagaatttagaacatgcttTGGGTGAAGAAGGAACAGAGATGCTGACTGGCAGTGTTCTAGGATCTAGAGAGAATCTAGAACATGGAGCATTGCCAGGACACATGTTTTGCTGGAAATGGGGAAGACAGTTCTAGATCACAAAATGAGCCTAGGCCATAGAACACATCTGAGGAAGGGATGTATGTTTGGTTCATCAGCCTGAGAGTGTACCTAAAGGATGGGACATCACTCAGGATAAGAAAACATCATGATGGGGTGCTGGAAACATCTCAAGAAGCTCAGGGGTCTCTGGGGAGAAAGTAGGGAACCCCAGGGAACCCAGAATCTGAGATATGGGGGTGAAGTGGGGTTTTTTCAAGGCCACCAGAGATGTCAAGTTGATGGCTGATGGTGAAGCTGTAGGGATCTGGGTCCCTAAGAGTAAGAGCTGAGGGGCTAGGTACTTGGTGGGGGGAATGCAGGCAGAGTTGGGGAACTGGACTCCAGGATCTTTGTGGCGACAAAGGACAGGAGATGGAAGTTTGGAGCCCGAGTTCTTGTTGGAAGGGAGGGCAGGGGTAGTTGGCTTTGGGGGGCAGTACAGAAAGTGGGTACTGAACTCCTGGGTCCCTGAGGAGAGGCAGGATCAGGGACAAGGCCTCTAGGTCTCCAAGGGGGAGGGTGGGCGGAAACCAGAGAACTGCTTTAAGAATTGCATTCTGAGTCCCTGAAAGAGAGAGAGTCATGGCGCCTGAATCCCTAAGAGAGCAGATGCTAGGGTGCCAGGAGGCTGGGTATATTTATCTGAGGGGAACAGGGGCTGTTGAACTGGGTCTCTaaaggaggcagaggctgggaaaCTGGATTTTTAGATCCTGAGGGATGAGGGCTACCAGCTGGGGCCTTTAGCCAGAGGAAGTGAAGACTGACAGGGCTCCCAGAGCCAGGTGGGAGCTGGATTCTCGGATGCCAAGATTCCTAAGGTGGACCAGGCAGGAACATTCAGAAGCCCTGACTCCTCAAGAAGCAGCTGGGGTCTTGGAAACCTGGGGCGCTGGGGATGGCCAGGGCTGAGAGCCTAGGCAGCAGAACCTGAGGCCCCGGTCCTCGAATCGGGGAGGGCCCGGGTATCCCCGGGTCCAAGGCGCGGCGGGGGGATCCCCGAGCCGCCGGCGCCCCCTCCCCGGCGAAGGCAGCAGGAGATGGGGGAGgcgaggctgccgagcacagtgACCATGGACAGCTCCAGAGCGGGCCTGTGTCCAGAGCGGCCGCGGAGCGGGCCTGGACTGAGGGACTCGACCGGTTGTTCAAGCCGGAGGACCGGAGATGGGCAGAAGGGGTCGGTGAATGGGGGACTATGCGGACGCGACAGGACGGAAGGGGGGGCGGCCGGCCCTAGCCGGGGGAGTCTGACACAGACGCGGCCGGTGTCTGGAGCTGCCAGGACTGGGCCGAGGAGAAGGATCTAGGTCCAGATGGGGTTTCTGGGGCTGAATTGGGAAACCCAGGCTCCTGGGGCTCCGGAGGAGGAGCAAGGCGGCAGTACGCCTGGGATTCTAGGGTTCGGTTGGGGACTCAGAGAGCCGGGAGGGGCACGCCTGAGTCTCTGGGGTCGGGCTGTGAAATCTGGGCTCTGAGGTCCCCGGGGATGAAGAAAGCTATCCAGGTTTTCGGGAAGGCGAGGGAAGCTCGGCGAAGGGTCCCCAAGGTGGAGGCTGCCAGGCGGGCCGGGCTGGGCTCTTACCTACCTGGTCCGCGGCGGCTGCGGGCGGAGCTGGGCTGCAGGAGGgacgtggggtggggtggggggaccggGCGGGGCCCCTGGCGGCCGCCGGGGCCCGGATCTGTGGTGCCGGAGCCCTGTTTCTGCCGCTCGCGCGGGCTCCGCGTCTCTTGCTCTGGCTTAGGCGCTGGGGACCCCCCTCCCCTTCACAGTCTCACAATCCTCTACCCACTAAAATAGACCCCTGCCCCTGTCACCGTTCAGCCTCCCCCCGCGAGGCCGCAGCCGCCAGATCCAGGGGTGCTCACCAGCGCCCCCAAAATCCCACCTTCCCCCGCCAAAaaattcctcctccctcctcccccctacACCAGCTCCCGGGCGGTCGTGGGCCCTTTAACAGGAGACTGACGGACGGCGCCCAGTGGCCAATGGGAGGCGGTGTCGGCGCCGGCAGGCGGCTAAACTCCACCTCTGCACTGGCTGGGAGGGGCCGTGCGGGCGGAGAGCGGGAGGCGGGGTTCAAGGTGCGTCGGCCAATAGGCACGCGGCGTGCGGCGGCTGGGGCGGGAGGCGGAGCCCGGCAGGGGGATGATGTCACCTGGAGCGAGTGGCGCGCGGCGTGGAACACGAGTCGCGACCCCAGATTCCGGCGGTAGCGCGCGCCGGCCTTCGCGCCGCACGGGACGGGAGGGCTGGGCTGGCGGCGAGGTGAGAGTAAAGGATGGATTTTAAGGCGGGGGCGCCTCCTGGGGACACGCGCTCAGGTTGGAAAGTGGAGTGAATACCGGGTCGACGAGTACACCTTATTCTGCACCCCTTGCGCCCGCCTCGGGAACTGCACGtggcacccccacccctgcctcccacgCGGACGATTGTATGGCCGGCAGGGCTCCCCCGGCGGACCCGGCTAATGGTTCGCTCCGCCCCGCCCACACAGAGGCCGCCCACTGACTCGCGGCGATTCAGGACTCCTCCGTCCGACCATCTACAGAGGAAGGGGGCTCGACCTCCGCCCTCAGAATCTCTGAAGGGTAGGGGGCGTTGGCTTCAGCTCTGACTCCGCACTTCGACCCAGGCTGGGTCCCAACCTCCACCCTTGGACCTGTCACTAGGAAGCTCGAACAGCCTCTGCCTTTGGACCTGGGGGAAAAGTCTCTACCTCTGCTGTCAGACTCTAAAAGGGCTTCTTCAGGGTCTGGTCTCGACCTCAgcttctctccttcccccacaTCTCCAGACACCCTAAACCCCAAATGCTGGACAGACACGGACGCTCAGTGAGGGTTAAAGATCTTTAAATAAGGAGCTGGTGACAATAAATACTGTACaggggagggggttagggaggggGTCCAGATCTGTGGTTTCAGCCTCGAGACTCCAAGGACCTGCAAGGAGGGTAAAGAGAGGGAAGCCAGgctcaggggagaggaggggaggaggcatgggagagagctggggctggggttcCAGAGCCAAGGGCCCAGGGAAGTGGGTTGAGGGATTCCTGAGAGAGTAGGTTCCCGATCTTGGTATGGGAGTGAGCTAGGAGCCCCC
This genomic interval from Vicugna pacos chromosome 9, VicPac4, whole genome shotgun sequence contains the following:
- the C9H19orf73 gene encoding LOW QUALITY PROTEIN: putative uncharacterized protein C19orf73 homolog (The sequence of the model RefSeq protein was modified relative to this genomic sequence to represent the inferred CDS: deleted 1 base in 1 codon; substituted 1 base at 1 genomic stop codon), which codes for MGGGVGAGRRLNSTSALAGRGRAGGEREAGFKVRRPIGTRRAAAGAGGGARQGDDVTWSEWRAAWNTSRDPRFRRLESGVNTGSTSTPYSAPLRPPRELHVAPPPLPPTRTIVWPAGLPRRTRLMVRSAPPTQRPPTDSGRGLDLRPQNLXRVGGVGFSSDSALRPRLGPNLHPWTCH